One Dokdonia sp. Dokd-P16 genomic window carries:
- a CDS encoding succinate dehydrogenase cytochrome b subunit, which yields MSGLLKSSIGRKVAMALSGLFLVVFLTQHFVINSTAVIAPDTFNAWSHFMGSNPLVQYGLQPVLIFGVVFHFVMGFVLELQNRKARPVGYAQYKGSANAPWTSRNMILSGLVVLAFLGLHFYDFWIPEMIHKYVETHPEDPTRYYAETVHKFESPVRVVLYVISFVLLALHLWHGFASTFQSVGFNNKYSAGLSKFAKVWAITIPVGFIIIAVYLHFNQIPH from the coding sequence ATGAGCGGATTATTAAAATCTTCAATTGGCCGAAAGGTAGCCATGGCGCTATCAGGTCTTTTTCTAGTTGTCTTTTTAACACAGCACTTTGTAATTAACAGTACAGCGGTTATTGCGCCAGATACATTTAATGCGTGGTCGCATTTTATGGGGTCTAACCCATTAGTACAATATGGATTACAGCCTGTTCTTATATTCGGAGTGGTTTTTCACTTCGTTATGGGATTTGTATTAGAATTACAAAACAGAAAAGCACGTCCAGTAGGATATGCACAGTATAAAGGAAGTGCAAATGCACCTTGGACATCACGTAACATGATTCTTTCTGGACTTGTGGTACTTGCTTTCTTAGGACTTCACTTTTATGATTTCTGGATTCCAGAAATGATTCATAAATATGTAGAAACGCATCCAGAGGATCCTACAAGATATTATGCAGAGACTGTTCACAAATTTGAAAGCCCTGTACGTGTAGTACTTTATGTGATTTCTTTTGTGCTACTAGCACTTCACTTATGGCACGGATTTGCATCGACATTCCAGTCGGTAGGATTTAATAATAAATACTCTGCTGGACTTTCAAAGTTTGCTAAAGTTTGGGCAATTACAATACCTGTAGGATTTATAATTATTGCAGTATACCTGCACTTTAATCAAATTCCTCACTAA
- a CDS encoding WD40/YVTN/BNR-like repeat-containing protein, translated as MKLRYFLASSAVLFALTKGQSQQPATSIQLQEQAVLQKEQSLNNSIVKNIPFENIGPSVMSGRIVDIAVNPEMPSEFYAGYASGGLWYTNNNGTTFTPVMDNAPTQNVGEVTVDWKSGTIWVGTGENNASRSSYAGIGLLKSTDKGATWQNMGLIDSHHIGRILINPSNPDEVVVGALGHLYSDNEERGVYKTTDGGKTWKKTLFIDNKTGIIDIDNDPANFNLMYASAWQKDRKAWNFEGAGAGSGIYKSTDGGDTWKQLNSFPSGDGVGRIGIAVYDENTVYAVHDSQFRREGDGKKSSSNKLEKDDFKTMSKDALLALDDKKLDDYLKRNGFQEKYRAANVKSMVRQGDVQPVDLATYLETANTQMFDTPVVGAEVYRSNDGGATWKKTHEGYIEDLYYSYGYYFGEINVNPSDAQDIYIYGVPIVKSKDGGKTFTSISAPNVHSDHHALWINPKNEKHLINGNDGGINISYDDGASWIKANDPSVGQFYFIQVDNEEPYNIYGGLQDNGVWVAPSTAHESRGWLQSGQYPWESIMGGDGMQVQVDSRDANIVYTGFQFGNYFRINRETGENKRFDIKHTLGEKPYRFNWQTPILLSSHNQDILYLGGNKLMRSMDQGDSWTAISPDLTHGGKPGNVAYGTLTTVSESPFQFGLIYTGSDDGKIAVTNNGGSDWQVISNTFPKDLWVSRVVASEHKKERVYATLNGYRWDDFATYIYVSENYGQTWKNISAGIPMSPVNVIIEDPIKENIIYVGTDNGAYVSMDGGNSYNAFAKAVSDKTTAPLPAVAVHDMKIQKKANHLLLGTHGRSIYRADLTAIQQVNTEANAQIFDIASVRLSGRWGNSWSSWSEPNEPNVAINYYISNAGKYAMVIKDAEGKEVQRVSLVPSAGLSVFNYNLSITEKGKKILEKANSSLDIQKAKSGKYYLPKGTYTVSLDGGGGNSNAAQTTLEIK; from the coding sequence ATGAAATTACGTTATTTCCTTGCCTCGAGTGCGGTTCTTTTTGCACTTACAAAAGGGCAGTCACAACAACCAGCGACCTCGATACAATTACAAGAACAGGCGGTGCTTCAAAAAGAGCAATCGCTTAATAATAGTATTGTAAAAAATATTCCTTTTGAAAATATAGGGCCTTCTGTAATGAGTGGTCGTATTGTAGATATTGCAGTAAATCCAGAAATGCCTTCAGAGTTTTATGCAGGATATGCAAGTGGTGGTTTATGGTACACTAATAATAATGGAACCACTTTTACACCAGTAATGGATAATGCGCCTACGCAAAATGTAGGAGAAGTGACAGTAGACTGGAAAAGCGGAACCATATGGGTAGGTACTGGAGAGAATAACGCCTCTAGATCTAGTTATGCCGGTATAGGATTATTAAAATCTACAGATAAAGGAGCGACATGGCAAAATATGGGACTTATAGATAGTCATCACATAGGGCGTATTTTAATAAATCCGTCTAATCCGGATGAGGTCGTTGTAGGAGCATTAGGTCATCTCTATTCAGATAATGAAGAGCGCGGAGTTTATAAAACAACAGATGGCGGTAAGACATGGAAGAAAACCTTGTTTATTGATAATAAGACGGGAATTATAGATATAGATAATGATCCGGCTAATTTTAATTTGATGTATGCTTCAGCATGGCAAAAGGATCGCAAAGCATGGAACTTTGAAGGAGCCGGCGCTGGTTCTGGAATTTATAAGAGTACAGATGGTGGAGATACTTGGAAACAACTTAACTCATTTCCTTCTGGTGATGGTGTGGGTAGAATAGGGATTGCGGTCTATGACGAGAATACGGTGTATGCAGTGCATGATAGCCAATTTCGACGTGAGGGAGATGGAAAAAAATCATCTTCAAATAAGTTAGAAAAAGACGATTTTAAAACAATGTCTAAAGATGCACTACTAGCTCTTGATGACAAGAAGCTAGATGACTATCTAAAGCGCAATGGTTTTCAAGAAAAATATCGTGCTGCAAACGTAAAATCTATGGTGCGTCAAGGAGATGTACAACCAGTAGATCTTGCCACGTACTTAGAAACAGCAAATACGCAAATGTTTGACACGCCTGTAGTAGGAGCAGAGGTGTATAGGTCTAATGATGGTGGAGCTACATGGAAGAAGACCCACGAGGGTTACATAGAAGATTTATATTATAGTTACGGGTATTATTTTGGCGAGATTAATGTAAACCCATCAGATGCTCAAGATATTTACATCTATGGGGTGCCTATTGTAAAGTCTAAAGATGGAGGAAAGACTTTTACAAGTATCAGTGCTCCTAATGTGCACTCAGATCATCATGCGCTGTGGATTAATCCTAAAAATGAAAAGCACCTTATTAATGGGAATGATGGAGGTATTAATATTTCATACGATGATGGTGCTAGCTGGATAAAAGCAAATGATCCATCTGTTGGTCAGTTTTACTTTATTCAAGTTGATAATGAGGAGCCTTATAATATATATGGAGGATTACAAGATAATGGTGTGTGGGTAGCTCCTAGCACTGCACACGAAAGTAGAGGTTGGTTACAAAGCGGGCAGTACCCTTGGGAAAGTATCATGGGTGGTGACGGTATGCAAGTACAAGTAGATAGTCGTGATGCAAATATTGTGTACACAGGATTTCAGTTTGGAAACTACTTCAGGATTAATCGCGAGACTGGAGAAAACAAGCGATTTGATATAAAGCATACCTTAGGTGAGAAGCCATACCGTTTTAACTGGCAAACGCCTATTTTGCTGAGTTCTCATAATCAAGATATTTTATATTTAGGAGGTAATAAACTCATGAGGTCTATGGATCAAGGCGATAGCTGGACTGCAATAAGCCCAGACCTTACGCATGGTGGTAAACCTGGTAATGTCGCTTATGGAACCCTTACTACAGTTTCTGAGTCACCTTTTCAATTTGGGTTGATATACACAGGAAGTGATGATGGTAAGATTGCTGTCACAAATAATGGTGGTAGCGACTGGCAAGTGATTAGTAACACATTTCCTAAAGATTTGTGGGTATCACGTGTCGTGGCTTCAGAGCATAAGAAGGAGCGAGTATATGCTACTTTAAATGGATATCGTTGGGATGATTTTGCAACATACATCTATGTTTCTGAAAATTATGGACAGACATGGAAGAATATTTCGGCAGGGATTCCTATGTCGCCTGTAAATGTGATCATCGAAGATCCTATAAAAGAAAATATCATTTATGTAGGTACAGATAATGGTGCTTATGTAAGTATGGATGGTGGTAATAGTTATAACGCTTTCGCGAAAGCGGTATCAGATAAAACTACTGCACCACTACCAGCAGTAGCCGTTCATGATATGAAAATCCAGAAAAAGGCAAATCACCTATTGCTAGGAACTCATGGCCGAAGCATCTACAGAGCAGATCTAACAGCTATACAGCAAGTAAATACAGAGGCGAATGCTCAAATATTTGACATTGCTAGTGTAAGATTAAGCGGGAGATGGGGCAATAGTTGGAGCAGTTGGTCTGAACCAAACGAGCCAAATGTTGCGATTAATTACTACATAAGCAATGCAGGTAAATATGCTATGGTAATTAAAGACGCAGAGGGGAAAGAAGTGCAAAGAGTATCGTTAGTACCTTCGGCGGGACTTAGTGTGTTTAATTACAATCTTTCTATAACAGAAAAAGGAAAGAAGATACTTGAAAAGGCAAATTCTTCATTAGATATACAAAAGGCCAAAAGTGGTAAGTATTACCTCCCAAAAGGGACTTATACAGTATCCCTTGATGGTGGTGGAGGCAATAGTAATGCAGCGCAAACTACCTTAGAGATTAAATAA
- a CDS encoding carbonic anhydrase family protein encodes MRNLFKVSLSVMCMIFLNSCKESSHEILQDEQRTPEVIEKKVVESIMTAEEQAGMTPDEIINRLKKGNQNFVDNNLTQRDHSAQRRKATIGQYPKAIVLSCVDSRVPVEDVFDLGIGDIFVARVAGNIENTDIVGSMEFATAVAGSKVVIVMGHTECGAVKHAIDNTDAASMGMNSLSNLLDEIKPSVLVTEKDGELSSKNVAFTNNVIHKNAIKTVEDIRKQSPKMAAMENDGTIKIVSAVYDMETGKVNFIN; translated from the coding sequence ATGAGAAATCTATTTAAAGTATCACTAAGTGTAATGTGTATGATTTTCTTGAACTCTTGCAAAGAGAGCTCCCATGAGATTTTACAAGATGAACAACGAACACCTGAGGTTATAGAAAAAAAAGTTGTAGAAAGTATTATGACTGCCGAAGAACAAGCTGGAATGACTCCTGACGAAATTATAAATCGATTAAAAAAGGGAAATCAGAACTTTGTAGACAATAATTTGACACAACGCGACCACTCCGCACAAAGGAGAAAAGCTACAATAGGTCAATACCCTAAAGCGATTGTACTGTCTTGTGTTGATAGTAGAGTACCTGTAGAAGATGTTTTTGACTTGGGGATCGGCGATATTTTTGTTGCAAGAGTAGCCGGCAATATTGAAAATACTGACATCGTAGGTTCTATGGAATTTGCTACGGCTGTTGCGGGATCAAAAGTAGTAATTGTAATGGGCCATACTGAATGTGGCGCTGTAAAACATGCTATAGATAATACGGACGCTGCGTCTATGGGTATGAATTCTCTTTCAAATTTACTTGATGAGATTAAACCATCAGTACTTGTAACCGAGAAAGATGGCGAACTATCTTCTAAGAATGTTGCCTTTACTAACAATGTAATTCATAAAAATGCCATAAAAACGGTTGAAGATATTCGAAAGCAATCTCCTAAAATGGCCGCAATGGAAAATGATGGTACGATTAAAATTGTTTCGGCGGTATATGATATGGAAACTGGTAAAGTAAATTTTATTAATTAA
- a CDS encoding aminopeptidase P family protein codes for MKYDLIDNTLFIKNRKNFMAQMKPKSLAVFNSNDTYPVSADSTLPFEQHRDIFYLSGVDQEESILVLFPDCPKEQYREILFLTETNDHIAVWEGEKLTKEKALATSGVETVFWLQDLEKVFAELMTYADTVYVNTNEHYRQSVALETREDRFTKWWKAKYPAHSVAKSNPILQRLRSVKDPIELDLMQKACDITNKGFRRVLGFVKPGVWEYEIEAEYMHEFLRNRSKKFAYTPIIASGNSANVLHYIENNNQCKDGELILMDVGAEYANYASDMTRTIPVNGRFTDRQKDVYNAVLRVKDEATKMLVPGTMWEQYHVEVGKLMTSELLGLGLLDKADVQNENPDWPAYKKYFMHGTSHHIGLDTHDYGLLHEPMQANNVFTVEPGIYIPKEGFGIRLEDDLVIQENGAPVNLMGDIPITVEEIEDLMNK; via the coding sequence ATGAAATACGACTTAATAGACAACACCCTTTTTATAAAAAATCGCAAAAACTTTATGGCGCAAATGAAGCCTAAGAGTCTTGCTGTTTTTAATAGTAATGATACTTACCCAGTAAGCGCAGACTCCACTCTTCCTTTTGAGCAGCATCGTGATATTTTTTATTTAAGCGGCGTTGATCAAGAAGAGTCTATCCTTGTTTTATTTCCAGACTGTCCTAAAGAGCAATATCGTGAAATCCTTTTCTTAACAGAAACTAACGATCACATCGCAGTTTGGGAAGGAGAAAAACTCACAAAGGAAAAAGCACTAGCAACTTCTGGAGTTGAGACGGTTTTTTGGCTTCAAGACCTAGAGAAAGTTTTTGCAGAGCTTATGACATATGCAGATACTGTGTATGTAAATACGAACGAACACTACCGCCAGTCTGTAGCACTTGAGACAAGAGAAGATCGTTTTACAAAATGGTGGAAAGCAAAATACCCAGCACATAGTGTTGCAAAAAGTAACCCAATCCTCCAGCGTTTACGTTCTGTAAAAGATCCTATCGAGTTAGATCTAATGCAGAAGGCTTGTGATATTACTAATAAAGGTTTCCGCCGCGTGCTTGGGTTTGTAAAACCTGGAGTTTGGGAATACGAGATTGAAGCAGAATACATGCATGAATTCTTACGCAATCGCTCTAAGAAGTTTGCATATACACCAATCATAGCTTCTGGTAATAGCGCAAACGTACTTCACTACATTGAGAACAACAATCAGTGTAAAGATGGAGAACTTATCTTAATGGATGTAGGTGCAGAATATGCAAACTATGCTAGTGACATGACAAGAACCATCCCTGTAAACGGAAGGTTTACAGACCGACAAAAAGATGTTTATAACGCAGTGTTGCGTGTAAAAGATGAGGCTACAAAAATGCTTGTACCTGGAACTATGTGGGAGCAATACCACGTAGAAGTGGGTAAACTAATGACTTCTGAGTTACTAGGTCTAGGGTTACTTGACAAAGCAGATGTACAGAACGAGAATCCAGACTGGCCTGCTTATAAGAAGTATTTCATGCACGGCACTTCTCACCATATTGGACTTGATACTCATGATTACGGATTATTACACGAACCTATGCAAGCAAACAATGTGTTTACTGTAGAGCCTGGAATATACATTCCTAAAGAAGGTTTTGGGATACGTCTAGAGGATGATTTAGTAATACAAGAAAATGGAGCTCCTGTAAATCTTATGGGTGACATTCCTATCACAGTTGAGGAGATTGAAGATCTTATGAATAAGTAA
- a CDS encoding aspartate kinase: MQVLKFGGTSVGSTENMISVRHIIDTPTPKIVVLSAMSGTTNALVQIANAARASNLTEASELRSSLQSRYDDVVEQLITDKRLKPLVIGYVDEIFAEIERLSSEDFSDQKAEAIVAQGELLSTFIFCHFLEQEGLKAVLLPALEFMRIDKEHEPDQFYIAQNLRRVIEQTDDSVVYITQGFICRNYYGQISNLQRGGSDYTATIIGAAIQASEVQIWTDIDGFHNNDPREVEKTKAIGALSYDEAAELAYFGAKILHPQTVQPLREDRIPLRLKNTMEPDAPGTVITHRSEGEGIKAIAAKDGITALKIKSSKMLLAHGFLSKVFAIFQRYETSIDMITTSEIAVSLTIDDTTHLDAIQAELLQFAQVVVDKNQTIICLVGNEVNRHADTHKLFQVLQDVQVRMISYGGSDHNISLLVATEDKRSALELLQRYVFSLPVAN, translated from the coding sequence ATGCAAGTTTTAAAATTTGGGGGTACCTCCGTTGGATCTACAGAAAATATGATCTCTGTAAGACATATTATTGATACGCCAACTCCTAAAATAGTAGTGCTTTCTGCAATGTCTGGTACTACAAATGCTTTAGTCCAAATCGCAAATGCCGCAAGAGCTTCAAATCTTACCGAGGCAAGTGAGCTACGCAGCAGCCTGCAATCAAGGTACGACGATGTAGTGGAGCAATTAATTACAGATAAAAGGCTAAAACCTCTTGTGATAGGATATGTAGATGAGATTTTTGCAGAGATAGAGCGACTTTCATCTGAAGATTTTAGTGATCAAAAAGCAGAGGCAATTGTAGCGCAAGGAGAATTACTTTCTACTTTTATATTTTGTCATTTCCTAGAGCAAGAAGGACTTAAAGCTGTCTTGTTACCTGCGCTAGAATTCATGCGAATTGATAAAGAGCATGAGCCAGATCAATTTTATATCGCGCAAAACTTACGTCGAGTAATTGAGCAGACTGATGACAGTGTGGTGTACATCACCCAGGGTTTTATATGTCGCAATTACTACGGTCAGATTTCAAACTTGCAACGTGGAGGAAGTGATTATACAGCAACTATAATAGGAGCTGCAATACAAGCGAGTGAGGTGCAGATCTGGACAGATATAGATGGCTTTCATAATAATGACCCTAGAGAAGTTGAGAAAACAAAAGCTATAGGTGCACTCTCTTATGATGAGGCGGCAGAGTTGGCTTATTTTGGAGCCAAAATTTTGCATCCGCAAACAGTGCAGCCATTACGAGAGGATCGTATACCGTTAAGGCTTAAAAATACGATGGAGCCAGATGCTCCTGGTACAGTAATAACTCATAGATCTGAAGGGGAAGGGATAAAAGCAATCGCTGCCAAAGATGGGATTACAGCACTCAAAATAAAATCAAGCAAGATGTTACTTGCGCACGGATTTTTAAGTAAAGTGTTTGCAATCTTCCAGCGCTATGAGACATCTATAGATATGATTACCACTTCAGAGATAGCGGTATCACTCACGATTGATGACACCACACATCTTGATGCTATACAAGCAGAGTTGTTACAATTTGCACAAGTGGTGGTAGATAAAAATCAGACTATTATCTGTCTTGTAGGTAATGAGGTAAATCGCCATGCAGATACACATAAGTTATTCCAAGTGCTCCAAGATGTGCAAGTGCGCATGATTTCTTACGGAGGAAGTGATCATAATATATCATTGCTAGTCGCAACAGAAGATAAGCGTAGTGCTCTAGAGCTTTTACAGCGTTATGTATTTTCTCTTCCCGTAGCAAACTAA
- the brnQ gene encoding branched-chain amino acid transport system II carrier protein: protein MRMTKQTFITAFALFSLFFGAGNLILPSFLGYNAGSSWLFVLAGFLISAVVVPILAIYGHARLQGTLIDFANKVSPLFALLYAIVVYAISIALPGPRTASVTYEMAIAPYFDISSWLWSTIYFGLVLLFVLNRSKMMDLVGKYLTPAILIILALVIGIGIFGEYEPMRASIFDSTLTSGILEGYQTFDAIGGVVVGGVIVISLGFKKGSSRAKQRLLTRAGIIAGIGLLLIYGGLIYLGALRSGGIEMTDRTALLNLLSTDTLGVIGTKVLAVLVSLACFTTAVGIVTGTADFVKGILGNSQVAYTVTAILGAILGVVMGQLDVNSIIIVAVPALMFIYPITIVLILLNAMPRRWTSPVVFRAVVIATILFSAPDFWASVGFGDQMKVLQEMIPLGTVSLGWLLPAVVTYIMVSAITLSRKRTI from the coding sequence ATGAGAATGACCAAACAAACCTTTATCACAGCTTTTGCTTTATTTTCTCTTTTTTTCGGTGCAGGTAACTTAATCTTGCCATCCTTTCTAGGTTATAATGCCGGGAGCTCTTGGTTATTTGTGCTGGCAGGTTTTCTTATTTCGGCGGTGGTAGTGCCTATTCTGGCAATTTACGGTCATGCAAGATTACAAGGAACGTTGATTGATTTTGCAAATAAAGTTTCACCACTCTTTGCACTATTGTATGCAATCGTGGTCTATGCTATTTCTATCGCATTGCCAGGTCCACGTACTGCCTCTGTTACTTATGAGATGGCAATTGCTCCCTATTTTGATATTTCTAGTTGGCTGTGGAGTACGATATACTTTGGATTAGTCCTGTTATTTGTGCTTAATAGATCTAAGATGATGGATCTTGTAGGTAAATATCTTACGCCAGCCATTCTCATTATTCTGGCATTGGTGATTGGTATTGGGATATTTGGAGAGTATGAGCCTATGCGTGCATCTATTTTTGATAGTACGCTCACTAGCGGAATCTTAGAAGGTTATCAAACTTTTGACGCCATAGGTGGAGTGGTTGTAGGAGGAGTCATTGTGATTTCTCTTGGTTTTAAAAAGGGTTCTAGTAGAGCAAAGCAACGTTTGTTAACTAGAGCGGGCATCATTGCAGGTATAGGATTGTTACTAATATATGGAGGACTTATCTATCTAGGTGCTCTAAGAAGTGGTGGTATAGAGATGACAGATCGTACGGCACTTCTCAACCTTCTTAGTACAGATACATTAGGAGTTATAGGTACTAAGGTGCTCGCTGTTTTAGTAAGTTTAGCTTGCTTTACAACGGCTGTAGGAATTGTAACAGGAACTGCAGATTTTGTAAAAGGAATTCTAGGAAACTCGCAAGTAGCTTATACAGTCACCGCCATTCTAGGAGCTATACTTGGTGTTGTAATGGGACAACTAGATGTAAATTCTATTATTATAGTTGCTGTACCAGCACTTATGTTTATCTACCCAATCACAATCGTGTTAATATTACTTAACGCGATGCCTAGAAGGTGGACCTCTCCAGTAGTATTTAGAGCAGTAGTAATTGCTACCATACTTTTTAGCGCACCAGATTTTTGGGCCTCTGTAGGTTTTGGTGACCAGATGAAAGTACTGCAGGAAATGATTCCGCTAGGCACTGTAAGTTTAGGTTGGTTATTACCTGCTGTGGTGACTTATATAATGGTGAGTGCTATTACGCTTTCGCGAAAGCGTACCATCTAA
- a CDS encoding alpha/beta fold hydrolase, which produces MTINHKGATIFYTDQGKGTPVILLHGFLENHTMWDHFLSVLCEQYRIICIDLLGHGFSESVGYVHSMEEMAAAVAAVTNQLALKDITIIGHSMGGYVGIAFAKAYPEFISKICLLNSTPEADDEARKKLRSRANVMAKKQYEQLVRMSFINLFDKKASTNHTLEIKDALEQALNTPVQGYIAANSGMKDRPDSSEFWKTTAITTGMILGNSDLLIDAEIHEQSYKENTNFFSIIESGHMSHITNATETISNILYFLSASGSSSI; this is translated from the coding sequence ATGACTATTAACCACAAAGGTGCTACCATATTTTATACAGATCAAGGAAAAGGAACACCCGTAATCTTACTACACGGATTCTTAGAAAATCACACGATGTGGGATCATTTCCTTAGCGTTTTGTGTGAGCAATACCGCATTATCTGCATTGACTTACTAGGCCATGGATTTTCAGAGTCCGTAGGTTATGTTCATAGTATGGAAGAAATGGCTGCTGCAGTTGCTGCCGTAACAAATCAGCTAGCGCTTAAAGACATTACGATAATAGGACATTCTATGGGAGGTTATGTGGGTATTGCTTTCGCGAAAGCGTATCCAGAATTTATATCAAAAATATGCCTTCTTAACTCAACTCCAGAAGCAGATGACGAGGCTCGAAAAAAATTGAGATCACGGGCAAATGTGATGGCAAAAAAACAATATGAGCAACTTGTTAGAATGTCATTTATAAATCTTTTTGACAAAAAAGCAAGTACAAATCATACTCTCGAAATAAAGGATGCACTTGAACAAGCACTTAACACACCTGTACAAGGATATATTGCTGCAAATTCTGGAATGAAAGATAGACCAGACAGTTCTGAGTTTTGGAAAACAACTGCTATCACAACGGGAATGATTTTAGGAAATTCTGATTTGCTCATTGATGCTGAAATTCACGAGCAAAGCTATAAAGAGAACACAAATTTCTTTTCTATCATAGAAAGCGGACATATGTCACATATTACTAATGCTACAGAGACTATTAGTAATATACTTTACTTTCTATCTGCCTCAGGATCATCTAGCATATGA
- the thiL gene encoding thiamine-phosphate kinase — protein sequence MLEDKNQERTSLSELGEFGLIDHLTKHFKIHHKSTVVSVGDDAAVLKFPKSQVIVTTDLLVEGVHFDLSYVPLKHLGYKAVMANLSDVYAMNAEATQITVSIAVSNRFPLEALEELYAGIQTACTNYKVDLIGGDTTSSNVGLVISVTAIGHAAPKKIAKRSTAKAGDLLVVTGDIGAAYMGLQILEREKAVFKVNPNSQPDLEQYSYLIERQLKPEARKDVKGILESLEVQPTSMIDVSDGLSSEVLHICKNSGVGCNLYEDKIPLDPQVISSCEEFELDSTTIALSGGEDYELLFTISQDDFPKIKANPNFSIIGHMTEEKEGIHLITRGNTKIPLVARGWNALQKED from the coding sequence ATGTTAGAAGATAAAAATCAAGAGCGCACTTCGCTTTCAGAATTAGGAGAATTTGGTCTTATTGACCACTTAACAAAGCACTTTAAAATTCATCATAAAAGCACGGTAGTAAGTGTAGGTGATGATGCTGCAGTGTTGAAATTTCCTAAAAGCCAGGTTATTGTTACTACAGACCTTCTTGTAGAGGGTGTACATTTTGATTTAAGTTACGTGCCATTAAAACATTTAGGTTATAAGGCAGTGATGGCAAATCTATCTGACGTGTATGCTATGAATGCAGAGGCAACTCAGATTACAGTTTCAATCGCGGTTTCAAATCGTTTCCCACTAGAGGCACTAGAAGAATTATATGCAGGAATTCAAACTGCGTGTACTAATTATAAAGTAGATCTTATAGGTGGAGATACTACCTCGTCTAACGTAGGTTTAGTAATAAGTGTTACGGCAATAGGCCACGCAGCACCTAAGAAAATTGCAAAGAGATCTACTGCCAAAGCTGGAGATTTACTTGTGGTAACAGGAGATATAGGTGCAGCATATATGGGTTTACAAATACTAGAAAGAGAAAAGGCAGTTTTTAAGGTAAATCCTAACAGCCAGCCAGATCTTGAGCAGTATAGCTACCTTATTGAACGCCAACTTAAACCAGAAGCACGTAAAGATGTTAAGGGAATTCTAGAATCTCTAGAAGTACAGCCTACATCAATGATTGATGTAAGTGACGGACTATCTTCTGAGGTGCTACATATATGTAAAAACTCTGGTGTAGGATGTAATCTTTATGAAGATAAAATTCCGCTAGATCCTCAAGTTATAAGTAGTTGTGAGGAATTTGAACTAGATAGTACTACTATAGCATTAAGCGGAGGAGAGGATTATGAGCTTTTATTTACGATTAGTCAAGACGACTTTCCAAAAATAAAAGCAAACCCTAATTTTTCTATTATAGGTCACATGACAGAAGAAAAAGAAGGCATACACCTCATCACACGAGGAAATACTAAAATACCATTAGTTGCTCGCGGATGGAATGCACTTCAAAAAGAAGACTAA